A region of Scleropages formosus chromosome 2, fSclFor1.1, whole genome shotgun sequence DNA encodes the following proteins:
- the LOC108925577 gene encoding TRPM8 channel-associated factor homolog has product MNAQAIYSSLVQGVEKFHFGGTAVPSQLLLASDMTVPVAVSPSGQVLIAASRYGKGRIVVMAHETYMEDPHFGQFLQNAIKWLKPKQDDCIGVCKRPHLAEHLSKTGFKIKSLAEYDGSVGVFCCDAYSDHQTAKLVEFVKGGGGLLIGGQAWHWSCSHKEDVLQSFPGNKITGVAGIFFTSIYGKKGSFPVPKDIPHQSVFVLHGKDIKQDLSILLDGVTEFDLSGQNVPSALLVHGPLAFPVAQNDSGQVFLAAAHYGGGRVVVIPHEDYLNQPALQRLVLNAVGWLDAERKGEIYVSPKIKHLCTMLSTHHFNTKASALGNGASVYCCTSYSDDQAEEIHCFVAEGGGLLMAGQAWWWACSNNGQDPIAGYPGNRILNRFGIGILKYTIDAKVYKAASVAQVSEYPHFLKELSKIIDHVKMNKPLGELAPSLTISLKRNIASFLEMDARQNPLYTMILQELINIFIKSGVLKVSPEHPVKSPVQKFLLHFANTLYRLNPGKLAPAIPVLFHKLNTASAVRVAIDGTNKGPKAWRSTGLSVYPGKPVTVRVPSALTGKGLQVQIGCHTDNLSELDELKRAPVVTQRFPVNAERVEVSTLWGGLLYIIVPADCQLGIMDIVVEEAARAPYFKLGVTSVSEWQSTGRHHPGPWAELEADSIIVTVPSKDVRHLDDPTPLLTLWNHIMKAVAKLAGCPSPFLRPERIVTDIQISAGWMHSGYPIMAQLKSVKELIQVDYMKSAGVWGPTHELGHNQQKEMWEFPPHTGEATCNLWSVYIHETVLHIPREKAHGDLKPEMREERIKAYINGGAKLENWSVWTCLETYLQLQEGFGWKPFIQLFTEYKSIPHRVMTKEEKMNLWAEKFSQEVKMNLIPFFKTWGWPIEDRLAMKLSSLPTWDKNPMKNYI; this is encoded by the exons atgaatgcGCAGGCCATCTACTCGTCTCTTGTCCAAGGGGTTGAAAAATTCCACTTTGGCGGAACTGCTGTGCCATCTCAGTTGCTGCTGGCCAGTGACATGACTGTACCTGTGGCTGTGAGTCCTTCAGGTCAGGTTCTCATTGCTGCTTCCCGCTATGGCAAGGGTCGTATTGTGGTGATGGCACACGAAACTTACATGGAAGACCCACATTTTGGCCAGTTCCTTCAAAATGCCATCAAGTGGCTGAAGCCCAAACAAGATGACTGCATTGGTGTGTGCAAGCGGCCTCATCTTGCCGAGCATCTGTCTAAAACAGGATTCAAGATCAAGTCTTTGGCCGAATATGATGGTTCTGTGGGTGTCTTCTGCTGTGATGCCTACAGTGACCATCAGACAGCAAAGCTTGTTGAGTTTGTAAAGGGGGGTGGTGGTCTTCTTATTGGAGGTCAGGCATGGCACTGGTCCTGCAGTCACAAAGAAGATGTTCTGCAGTCCTTTCCTGGTAACAAAATCACTGGAGTCGCTGGCATCTTTTTTACATCAATATACGGGAAAAAAGGCTCATTTCCAGTTCCCAAGGATATCCCACAtcagtctgtttttgtttt GCATGGCAAGGATATTAAACAAGATCTGAGCATTCTTCTGGATGGAGTAACTGAGTTTGACCTAAGTGGTCAAAACGTTCCTTCTGCTCTCCTGGTCCATGGTCCCCTGGCATTCCCAGTTGCCCAGAATGATTCAGGCCAAGTTTTTCTGGCTGCAGCTCATTATGGTGGTGGCAGGGTGGTGGTGATTCCCCATGAAGATTATCTTAACCAACCTGCACTGCAAAGGCTTGTCCTTAATGCTGTGGGCTGGCTGGATGCTGAGAGAAAGGGGGAAATCTATGTGAGCCCAAAGATTAAGCATCTGTGCACTATGCTCTCAACCCACCATTTTAACACTAAAGCATCTGCCCTGGGAAATGGAGCAAGTGTTTATTGCTGTACCTCTTACAGTGATGATCAAGCAGAGGAAATTCACTGCTTTGTTGCAGAAGGTGGAGGACTGCTCATGGCAGGACAAGCTTGGTGGTGGGCCTGCAGTAATAATGGTCAAGACCCCATTGCTGGGTACCCAGGGAACAGAATCCTGAACAGGTTTGGGATTGGCATCCTTAAATACACCATTGATGCAAAAGTCTACAAGGCTGCCAGTGTTGCTCAGGTTTCAGAATATCCCCACTTTCTCAAAGAACTGTCTAAAATCATTGATCATGTGAAGATGAACAAGCCACTTGGTGAACTTGCACCCTCTTTAACAATTTCACTGAAGAGAAACATTGCATCCTTTCTAGAAATGGATGCCCGTCAAAACCCTTTGTACACCATGATATTACAGGAGTTGATTAACATTTTCATCAAGTCTGGTGTTCTGAAAGTCAGTCCTGAGCATCCTGTGAAAAGTCCAGTCCAAaaatttttgctgcattttgccAATACATTGTATAGGCTGAATCCTGGAAAACTAGCTCCAGCCattcctgttttatttcataaactGAACACCGCTAGTGCTGTTCGTGTTGCCATTGATGGGACAAATAAAG GTCCTAAAGCTTGGAGAAGTACTGGCCTCAGCGTGTATCCAGGGAAACCTGTAACTGTCCGTGTGCCTTCAGCTTTAACTGGGAAGGGATTGCAA GTGCAAATTGGCTGTCACACTGACAATCTGAGTGAACTTGATGAGCTGAAGAGGGCTCCGGTGGTCACTCAGCGGTTTCCTGTTAATGCAGAGAGGGTGGAAGTGTCCACCCTTTGGGGGGGTCTCCTGTACATCATTGTACCTGCGGATTGCCAGCTTGGCATCATGGACATTGTCGTCGAGGAGGCAGCCAGAGCCCCCTACTTCAAACTGG GTGTGACCAGTGTTTCAGAGTGGCAATCTACTGGGCGGCATCACCCTGGTCCCTGGGCAGAGCTGGAGGCTGACAGCATCATTGTGACAGTGCCCTCAAAAGATGTGCGACACCTGGATGACCCAACACCATTACTGACTCTCTGGAACCACATCATGAAGGCTGTGGCCAAGTTGGCTGGCTGCCCATCCCCCTTCCTACGGCCGGAGCGCATTGTCACAGACATCCAGATATCTGCAG GATGGATGCATTCAGGTTACCCTATTATGGCTCAGTTGAAAAGTGTGAAAGAACTTATCCAAGTTGACTACATGAAATCAGCAGGTGTCTGGGGTCCCACCCATGAGCTGGGGCACAACCAGCAGAAAGAGATGTGGGAGTTCCCCCCACACACCGGGGAGGCCACATGTAATCTGTGGTCTGTCTACATCCATGAGACGGTGCTACACATCCCACGAGAGAAAGCACATGGAGATCTAAAGCCAGAAATGAGAGAAGAAAGAATCAAAGCCTACATTAATGGCGGAGCAAAACTTGAAAACTGGTCTGTCTGGACATGTCTGGAAACTTACTTGCAG TTGCAAGAAGGCTTTGGATGGAAACCCTTCATCCAGTTGTTCACTGAATATAAGTCAATTCCCCACCGTGTGATGACAAAAGAAGAGAAGATGAATCTCTGGGCAGAGAAGTTCTCTCAGGAGGTGAAGATGAACCTCATACCGTTCTTTAAGACCTGGGGCTGGCCCATTGAGGACAGGCTGGCTATGAAGCTCTCATCTCTTCCAACCTGGGACAAGAACCCCATGAAGAATTATATTTGA